The window TTCCATCGTGAGTGCTTTTGAATGATTAGGCATTTAAGACGAAACTCTCAATGTTTTTAAGTTGTGCATCCCAACCTCCACTATGCATACGAAATGCTTCCGCTCGCCGACTGGCAGTAATTAGATCGAAACCCGATTCTTTTACTCTTAATTCAGTTTTGTCTCCCTTTTCGACTAAAAAAAATTCTACAAGAGTCGGTTCTTCCTTTGTGTAATCAAAACTTTGGTCGAGGGGAAAGGGAATCCATGAATACGAAAAATACGATTGGGGTTGGATCTTTTTAATTCGAAATTCCATTTTCATTTCAAAACCCTTCAATGTATTCATACCTAATGTTGTATTTCCTTCCACAAACTCTGATTCCAATTTTACGCCAAACCATTTCCCAAATTGTTTAGAATTCGTAAGTGCATCCCAAATTTTATGTAATGGTGCATCGATTTCAATTTTTCTCTCGATTGTGTTTTCTGTTGTTTCCATATGCAACCTCTTTCTTGCATAATTTCAGGTTCTACGATTTATGCAACCATTTAGTTGCATATTTTACAGAAAATTTTTGGAAATTTTTAAATGGGAATGCACAAATCTATCATCATTTTCGAGTCACCTCGCTTCTTACATTTCGATACTTTAATTAGTTTTAATGCAAATCGGTCAAGACCTGTGGGTTCACGAAAATATAGTCATTGAACCCAGAGTGATCAAGATTACGCATTTCAATATATTACAATTATAATAACCACATAGGAACTTCCTAAGAGTTTTTCTAAAACCAAATCCCTATATCCAGAAATGGTTCCCGTTATGAGGGACAGATTGCCTATTATGGGAATCCAATATGCTTAAAGGCGACTATATTTATTCAGAAGTAAGAAGACTTGCGGAGATATTAAAAAATGCAGATTCAGAGAAACAAATTCCGATTTTGTTTTTAGATGAAATTTTAAAAGGAACCAATTCTAAGGAACGTTATATTGCGACCCGCGAACTTTTGTTTGCCTTAAAAGAAAAGGGTGCTATTGTTTTTGTCACAACCCATGATTTAAAATTAAGCGAAATTCCTTGGGCCCAACAATTCCATTTCACCGAACTGGAAGTAGATGGAAATATGGAATTTGATTATAAAATAAGGAAGGGAGTCTCTACCTCGACGAATGCCCTCCGAATTTTAAAAAAAGAAGGAATCCCCACTAGAAATGAAGAGGAATGAACTATCTTTTATATCGTGAAAAATAAGCATTTGAAGTACCAGAACCAAACGGAATTGGGGAATCAGAAATATCACCATCTGAACTACCAATACTACTAAAAGAGTCATCACAATGTTTGATAGAAGCGGATTTGAAATTTTCTTTCCCTGTAATTCTGTAGTCTTCGCGAAGAGTCACAGGATCCAATTCCGAACTGATTCCAGATGTATTCGAAATCGTACCCGAAATCAAAACTTTGCTATTAGAAAGTAATTTTGCGTCCGAAAGTGTGACACTTTCACCTGGATTGTATACAAATGTAGAGAACAATAGATTTCCGGAACCATTTAATCGGTAAAGAATTGTGGAATCAATCCCCGTACCTGGATGTTGTAGGCCATCACTTGGTGTTGTATCAGTATAAAGGGCCGAACTAATCAAAGTTTGATCCGGAAAGACAACTAGAGAAGGTGCCACATTGTCGCTTGCATTCGAGCCACCTCCTAAATAACGATGCCATTGGTAGTTGAAATCAGAATCCAGTTTCATAACTAAGCTGCTAACAGCACCTGGGTAGGTATTTAATTGATTCGGGAAATTTGCTAATAATAACGCAGCATATGCGAGTGAAACAATGTAATAACCGTTTCCATTTGGAATTTCCACAATTCGATTGGGCCGATAGTCATCAATATTTGATCCAAAAGCATAATATCTTGTCCATTGGGTATTTCCGTCGTAACTAATTTTTTGTATGAACCAATCGTTTCCTGAAGGAGATCCAATTACCGTTCCTGCATTAACCAATGTATAGCGAGTAAATCCTAAAATATATAAACCAGATTTGTCCGAACTATTAACAATATCGGAGATAAAGGCAGATTCGGCAGTTGTACCATCATTCAAGTATTTTGTCCAAAGGAAAGTACCATCTGTTGAAAGCTTTGTGATCACGGTATTATTTCCATTATTGGTATGTGAACTAATTGCTCCTGGAATCGTACTCGTAGGAGTTGTAAAATAAGCATACAATCCATCATCTTCTATATGGATCAAACCGTTGGGGCGATCCGAACGTTGGCCAAGGTAACGGAACCACTCTTTTGTTCCCAAATTTGAAAACTTTGAAGCAAATATATTGGTTGTTGAACCAGGAGTTCCTTGGAAATTCACCCCACTAGCACCAAAGTCATTGGTGGTCATACCGAAACCGAAAAGATTATAGTTTCTGTCAGTTTGAATTTTAAAGCCTGCAGTGAACCCAGTAGTTGGTGTTCCCACAAAACTCCCCCAAGGACCTGGAGCCGGTGAACAAGAATTACATGCTTGGTAGTAGCCTAAGGCACATAATAGTAGGGCATTTTCGAAGAATGATTTTGAATTGGGATCCGAAGCGTTGTTTAATTCGGAAGGTTTGCAAAATGTTGTAGCAAGGAGTGCCACGGTGGTAATAAGAAGAACTGATTTTGTTACGAATTTGAATTTGTTACCATCAGACATATGTTTCTGCATATTTTTAACCACATAGGAACTTCCTAAGAGTTTTTCTAAAACCAAATCCCTATATCCAGAAATGGTTCCCGTTATGAGGGACAGATTGCCTATTATGGGAATCCAATATGCTTAAAGGCGACTATATTTTACGCGAAAAATCGAAAAAAATGAGGGTTAAATTTACAAACTGGACAGGCGAGTGGATCTTTAACATCAAACGAAGATTTGATGGCTTCTGCCCAGGAAGATTTCTTATCCAGATATTGGTGTCTGATCTTCTTTGCTGGTCGCACGTAAATTCCATAATAGCGAACTGATTTTTCATCCTTCTTAGGTAGAAAGAAGAGCATACGCGCGAGAAATTCATCGATCGGCATCGTTAAACTCTGATACGATTTTTCTTTAGTGATAGATTCGACGTTGCTCTTAAAAAATGGAGTTCTGAAAAAAAATAAGTAATCTCTTTCACTCTCCCGCGAGAGGGATAGTAAGGGCGCGAAGCGGTCGCTTGGCGACCGAAGCCCTGCATAGCCCGACCCGAAAGGGGCTCGCCCACCAACAGTATAAACATCTTCCCCCATAAAAAAAGGGAAACTTTCGTTTCCCTTTTTGCATTTAAGTTGCTTTACATCTTGCTTACTGTGGCAATTAACTCTCGCTAAATGCCGAGCATTGAGTAGGCCAAAGGCCGTATCGAAATGCGAAATGTTCCCTACCGAATCCCAGGTTTGATGTATTTCAACTCATCCAAATATCGTCCCGTTCCGAGCACCACACAAGTGAGTGGGTTTTCGGCACGGAAGACAGGAACCCCTGTTTCTTTGGTGATGGTGGGCACCTCGCAATCGTTAGGCTAATTTCGATTTTGTTTCGTAAGCGACCGGGCTTTCCGTTCCAATCTTTTCACTACGTGAAAAGGATTTCCACTGCAATCCCTGGTGCGGGGATCCCAAGAAAATCAGAATTTGAAAGAGATAAATTAGATTGACTAGATGATAGGACTAAGTCTATAATTCTTTCATGGAAAAAAAGTATAATATACACGAGGCAAAAACTCATTTTTCTGAGCTTGTGCATGAAACGGAGGAGGGAAGGGAAATCTTAATTTCCCGAGCAGGAAAGGTCGTTGCTAAATTAATTCCATTCAGAGAAAAGCCCAAAAAAAGAAATCTAGGTATGTTCAAGGGCGAAATATGGATGGCAGAAGATTTCAATGCCTCATTACCGCCTGACATTCAAAAATTCTTTGAAGAGTAGTCTATCTTGAAATATTTACTGGATACACAAATCTTTATTTTTGCTTTGGAAAATCCTACAATGATACCACCAAAGATAAGAAAGGTTCTTGAGTCCTTTGAGAGCGAACTGTTTGTAAGTGATGTTTCCGTCTGGGAAATGATAATAAAAGCCTCTATAAAGAAACTCAAATTTAAATCAGATATAAAGCAAGTTATTACCAAGGGATATGATGTATTAGGTGCAAACGATTTACTTATTCAGAAAAGCCATATCTTCCGTTCCATGACTCTTCCATTTCATCATAAGGATCCCTTTGATCGATTGCTCGCATCACAAGCATTGGAAGAGGATCTCCTTTTTCTTACGACTGATGTTATATTTAAAAAATATAAAGTGAAGGTCCTATAACGACAAATGTCGAATATAAAGATTTACAATGAGTCAAGTGTGGAGTAATGAAAAAAGAAAAAGATAGTATAAGTGATTCTGTTATCGTGGAAAAGGCATTAAAAGAAGCCGCCAAACACGCAAAAAAACTCGCAATACAGACGAAAACCAAGTTCATAACGCGCAAAGTAAAAACTAAGAAATCCATTTCAACCACATAGGAATTTAATAAGAGTTTTCCCGCGACCAAGTCCCCATATCCAGAAATGTTTCCCGTTATGCGGGACAGATTGCCCATTATAGGAAGCCAGCCGGCTTAAAAGCGACTATATTTTAAGTCCAGAAGCGGCGGCAATCCGGCTCGCTCGTGCTCCAGCATGTTGTTCGCGCGCTGGCGAAGCGTGTCCCAGAACAGAATGGTGCGTTCGAAGAAGTCGCGCTGGTAATCGAAATAGTCCTGCGCCGAAGGTGCTTCAGCTGCTCTTTTCATGCCACTAGACGCATCCTGTGGCGCAGGCTTCAACAACTCCTCGGAATGATCCAAGA of the Leptospira biflexa serovar Patoc strain 'Patoc 1 (Paris)' genome contains:
- a CDS encoding SRPBCC family protein, yielding METTENTIERKIEIDAPLHKIWDALTNSKQFGKWFGVKLESEFVEGNTTLGMNTLKGFEMKMEFRIKKIQPQSYFSYSWIPFPLDQSFDYTKEEPTLVEFFLVEKGDKTELRVKESGFDLITASRRAEAFRMHSGGWDAQLKNIESFVLNA
- a CDS encoding transposase gives rise to the protein MGEDVYTVGGRAPFGSGYAGLRSPSDRFAPLLSLSRESERDYLFFFRTPFFKSNVESITKEKSYQSLTMPIDEFLARMLFFLPKKDEKSVRYYGIYVRPAKKIRHQYLDKKSSWAEAIKSSFDVKDPLACPVCKFNPHFFRFFA
- a CDS encoding type II toxin-antitoxin system Phd/YefM family antitoxin, producing MEKKYNIHEAKTHFSELVHETEEGREILISRAGKVVAKLIPFREKPKKRNLGMFKGEIWMAEDFNASLPPDIQKFFEE
- a CDS encoding type II toxin-antitoxin system VapC family toxin produces the protein MKYLLDTQIFIFALENPTMIPPKIRKVLESFESELFVSDVSVWEMIIKASIKKLKFKSDIKQVITKGYDVLGANDLLIQKSHIFRSMTLPFHHKDPFDRLLASQALEEDLLFLTTDVIFKKYKVKVL